Proteins encoded within one genomic window of [Enterobacter] lignolyticus SCF1:
- a CDS encoding sugar ABC transporter ATP-binding protein has product MAEPAVETPVLSLRHIVKRFGGNLAVNNVSLDIFPGKVVALLGENGAGKSTLIKVLAGVYSRDGGEILFRGQPIDSASALHKGSDRPVAFIHQDLGLVEWMTVAENMAMIMGFPRRFGLIDWQATRRQAQKALEDIGIFLDPDDRVFDLSRTEKSLLAIARAVAVDAAVLVLDEPTASLPADDVRHLFRVMNILREKQVGMIYITHRLDEVMEMADAVCAMRDGSYAGGGDIANFTLRGLVELIVGESLNHGQRHPLPDASAPVQLALDNVRVGDTGPVSFTLRAGEMVALAGLRGAGQEEIGRLLFACRHASGGDIRLCGTPFQARTPGEAMSAGVSFVAGDRLHESLVPGMTVRENLYLNPCKQGHSPFSRYDETCEAPRSWEQVRQFDVRPAQINIEIGALSGGNQQKVVMARWLSLNAPLLILEDPSAGVDVGARAEIYALLNQALENGTAILVISNDLEEVAHICNRALVFNRGRIVGELRNQDVTFARLLELASGDGTTH; this is encoded by the coding sequence ATGGCGGAACCCGCAGTCGAAACTCCGGTATTGTCACTGCGCCACATCGTGAAGCGATTTGGCGGCAACCTGGCGGTCAATAACGTCAGCCTGGATATTTTTCCCGGTAAGGTAGTTGCGCTGCTGGGGGAAAATGGCGCCGGTAAGTCCACGCTCATCAAGGTGCTGGCCGGCGTCTACTCGCGCGACGGCGGCGAAATCCTCTTTCGCGGCCAGCCGATCGACTCTGCCTCCGCGCTGCATAAAGGCAGCGACAGGCCCGTCGCCTTTATCCACCAGGACCTCGGTCTTGTCGAGTGGATGACGGTCGCGGAAAACATGGCGATGATAATGGGTTTCCCCCGCCGCTTCGGCCTGATTGACTGGCAGGCCACCCGCCGCCAGGCGCAAAAAGCGCTGGAAGATATCGGCATTTTCCTCGACCCGGACGACCGCGTTTTTGACCTGTCGCGCACCGAAAAATCCCTGCTTGCAATCGCCCGCGCGGTGGCGGTGGATGCCGCCGTACTGGTGCTCGATGAGCCCACCGCCTCGCTGCCCGCCGACGATGTGCGTCATCTGTTCCGCGTGATGAACATACTGCGCGAAAAGCAGGTCGGCATGATTTATATCACCCACCGGCTGGACGAAGTCATGGAAATGGCCGACGCCGTCTGCGCCATGCGCGACGGCAGTTACGCCGGGGGCGGGGACATCGCCAACTTCACCCTGCGCGGGCTGGTCGAACTTATCGTCGGCGAATCTCTGAATCACGGACAGCGTCATCCGCTGCCGGACGCCAGCGCCCCGGTACAGCTGGCGCTTGATAACGTCCGCGTCGGCGATACCGGCCCGGTGTCGTTTACGCTGCGGGCGGGAGAGATGGTCGCGCTGGCCGGGCTGCGCGGCGCGGGCCAGGAAGAGATCGGTCGCCTGCTGTTCGCCTGTCGGCACGCCTCCGGCGGCGATATCCGCCTGTGCGGAACCCCTTTTCAGGCGCGCACGCCGGGGGAGGCGATGTCGGCAGGCGTATCGTTTGTCGCCGGGGATCGCCTGCATGAAAGCCTGGTGCCCGGCATGACGGTGCGGGAAAACCTGTACCTCAACCCCTGCAAGCAGGGCCATTCCCCGTTTTCACGCTACGACGAAACCTGCGAAGCGCCCCGCAGCTGGGAGCAGGTTCGCCAGTTCGACGTGCGACCGGCGCAAATCAACATTGAGATCGGCGCGCTGTCCGGCGGCAACCAGCAAAAAGTGGTGATGGCGCGCTGGCTGTCGCTGAACGCCCCGCTGCTCATTCTCGAAGATCCGTCCGCAGGGGTGGACGTCGGCGCACGGGCGGAAATTTACGCCCTGCTGAACCAGGCGCTGGAGAACGGCACCGCCATCCTCGTGATATCCAACGATCTGGAAGAGGTCGCGCATATCTGCAACCGGGCGCTGGTCTTCAATCGCGGACGCATCGTCGGCGAGCTGCGCAATCAGGACGTCACCTTCGCCCGGCTGCTGGAGCTGGCGTCCGGCGACGGCACAACCCATTAA
- the yiaJ gene encoding IclR family transcriptional regulator YiaJ: MSVKESEMTQDKERPAGSQSLFRGLMLIEILSNYPNGCPLAHLSGLAGLNKSTVHRLLQGLQSCGYVTPAPAAGSYRLTTKFIAVGQKALSSLNIIHVAAPHLEALNLATGETVNFSSREDDHAILIYKLEPTTGMLRTRAYIGQHMPLYCSAMGKLYLAFGHQDYVQAYWQSHADEIQPLTRNTITGLPAMHDELAQIRERNMAMDREENELGVSCIAVPVFDIHGRVPYAISISLSTSRLKQVGEKNLLKPLCDTANAISRELGFTVRG, encoded by the coding sequence ATGAGCGTAAAAGAGAGTGAGATGACGCAGGACAAAGAGCGGCCTGCCGGTAGCCAGAGCTTGTTCCGCGGCCTGATGCTGATTGAAATTCTCAGCAATTATCCTAACGGCTGTCCGCTGGCGCACCTTTCCGGGCTGGCCGGGCTGAACAAAAGCACCGTCCACCGTCTGCTGCAGGGGCTACAGTCCTGCGGGTATGTGACCCCTGCGCCCGCGGCGGGAAGCTACCGCCTGACCACCAAATTTATTGCCGTCGGGCAGAAGGCACTGTCATCGCTCAATATCATTCACGTGGCGGCGCCGCATCTTGAGGCGCTGAACCTGGCGACGGGAGAGACCGTGAACTTTTCCAGCCGCGAAGACGATCACGCTATTCTGATTTATAAGCTGGAGCCGACCACCGGGATGCTGCGCACTCGCGCCTATATCGGCCAGCATATGCCGCTGTACTGTTCGGCGATGGGCAAGCTGTACCTGGCGTTCGGTCATCAGGACTATGTGCAGGCCTACTGGCAGAGCCATGCGGATGAGATTCAGCCGCTGACCCGCAACACCATCACCGGGCTGCCTGCGATGCACGACGAGCTGGCGCAAATTCGTGAGCGCAATATGGCGATGGATAGGGAAGAGAACGAGCTGGGCGTCTCGTGCATCGCCGTTCCGGTTTTCGATATTCACGGCCGCGTGCCGTACGCGATTTCGATTTCGCTTTCCACCTCGCGTCTCAAGCAGGTGGGCGAGAAGAACCTGCTGAAGCCGCTTTGCGATACGGCGAATGCGATTTCGCGGGAGCTGGGGTTTACCGTGCGCGGTTAA
- the avtA gene encoding valine--pyruvate transaminase, with the protein MTFSLFGDKFTRHSGITRLMEDLNDGLRTPGAIMLGGGNPAQIPQMNDYFRQLLAEMLESGKVTDALCNYDGPQGKTELLAALAQMLRQELGWDIEPQNIALTNGSQSAFFYLFNLFAGRRADGTTRKVLFPLAPEYIGYADSGLEEDLFVSARPNIELLPEGQFKYHVDFEHLRVTDETGMICVSRPTNPTGNVITDDELMKLDALANQHGIPLVIDNAYGVPFPGIIFSEARPLWNPNIVLCMSLSKLGLPGSRCGIIIANEKIISAISNMNGIISLAPGGIGPAMMCEMIKRNDLLRLSETVIKPFYYQRVQETIAIIRRYLPQERCLIHKPEGAIFLWLWFKDLPITTELLYQRLKKRGVLMVPGDYFFPGLDKPWPHTHQCMRMNYVPDPEKIEAGVKILAEEIEIAWNVNNLP; encoded by the coding sequence ATGACATTTTCACTTTTCGGCGACAAATTCACCCGTCATTCCGGGATTACCCGTCTGATGGAAGACCTTAACGACGGCCTGCGCACTCCTGGCGCCATTATGCTCGGCGGCGGCAATCCCGCGCAGATCCCGCAGATGAACGATTACTTCCGGCAGCTGCTGGCAGAGATGCTGGAAAGTGGCAAAGTCACTGACGCGCTGTGCAATTACGATGGCCCGCAGGGGAAGACGGAACTGCTGGCGGCGCTGGCGCAGATGCTGCGTCAGGAACTGGGCTGGGATATTGAGCCACAGAATATTGCGCTAACAAACGGCAGTCAGAGCGCATTTTTCTACTTATTCAATCTGTTCGCCGGACGGCGCGCCGACGGCACCACCCGTAAGGTGCTGTTTCCGCTGGCGCCGGAATACATTGGCTACGCGGATTCCGGGCTGGAAGAGGATCTGTTCGTCTCCGCCCGCCCCAATATCGAGCTGCTGCCTGAAGGCCAGTTTAAATACCACGTCGACTTTGAGCACCTGCGGGTGACGGATGAGACCGGGATGATCTGCGTTTCCCGCCCGACCAACCCGACCGGCAACGTGATCACCGACGATGAGCTGATGAAGCTCGACGCGCTGGCGAACCAGCACGGCATTCCGCTGGTTATCGATAACGCCTACGGCGTGCCCTTCCCGGGCATTATCTTTAGCGAAGCGCGCCCGCTGTGGAACCCGAATATTGTGCTGTGCATGAGCCTGTCCAAGCTTGGCCTGCCGGGCAGCCGCTGCGGGATAATTATCGCCAATGAGAAAATCATCAGCGCCATCAGCAATATGAACGGCATTATCAGCCTTGCGCCTGGCGGCATTGGCCCGGCGATGATGTGCGAAATGATTAAGCGCAACGACCTGCTGCGCCTGTCGGAAACGGTCATCAAACCGTTTTATTATCAGCGGGTGCAGGAAACCATTGCCATTATCCGCCGCTATCTGCCGCAGGAGCGTTGCCTGATCCATAAGCCGGAAGGGGCAATCTTCCTGTGGCTATGGTTTAAAGACCTACCCATCACCACCGAACTGCTCTACCAGCGGCTGAAAAAGCGCGGCGTGCTGATGGTGCCAGGCGACTACTTCTTCCCGGGGCTGGATAAACCCTGGCCGCACACCCATCAGTGCATGCGCATGAACTATGTCCCTGATCCTGAAAAGATTGAGGCAGGCGTCAAAATACTGGCGGAAGAAATCGAAATCGCCTGGAACGTCAATAATCTGCCGTAG
- a CDS encoding alpha-amylase, whose protein sequence is MKRAAFATLMLPAMALASWTSSGFPDFSPAGTGQFISQKSLTKGTRPLTINFDQQCWQPTSAIKLNEMLSLEPCRGEPPQWRIFRDGDYQLKIDTRSGTPTLLLSVASTGDSAPQTVARQCPRWDGKPLTVALGRTFPEGSLVRDFYSGRTARVQDGNITLQPAANSNGLLLLEQADVSGPAPFSWHNATVYFVLTDRYVNGNPDNDTAYGRHKDGMQEIGTFHGGDLQGLASRLDYLQQLGVNALWISSPLEQIHGWVGGGSNGDFPHYAYHGYYPMDWTRLDANMGTEADLRHLVDEAHRRGIRILFDVVMNHTGYATLADMQQYRFGALYLQGDELKKTLGERWGDWRPGPGQTWHSFNDYINFSDKAAWDTWWGKAWIRTDIGDYDSPGFDDLTMSLAFLPDLKTESTIPSGLPAFYQHKPDTRATAIAGYTPRDYLTHWLSHWVREYGIDGFRIDTAKHVEQAAWQQLKTQASAALTEWKKENPGKSPDDGAFWMTGEAWGHGVMQSEYYRHGFDAMINFDYQEQAAKAVACFADIDATWQQMAEKLQSFNVLSYLSSHDTRLFREGGSEAAELLLLAPGAVQIFYGDESARPFGPTGSDPLQGTRSDMNWHDVTGSAAARVAHWQTLGQFRARHPAIGAGRQTTLSLPQGYGFVRETADDKVMVVWAGKPQP, encoded by the coding sequence ATGAAACGCGCGGCTTTTGCCACCCTCATGCTGCCAGCAATGGCGCTTGCCTCATGGACGTCCTCCGGCTTTCCGGACTTCTCTCCCGCGGGGACAGGTCAATTCATCAGCCAAAAATCGCTGACGAAGGGTACTCGCCCTTTGACAATAAATTTTGACCAGCAGTGCTGGCAGCCGACGTCGGCCATTAAACTCAATGAGATGCTGTCGCTGGAGCCCTGTCGCGGCGAGCCGCCGCAGTGGCGTATTTTTCGCGACGGCGACTATCAGCTGAAAATCGACACCCGCTCGGGTACGCCAACGCTGCTGCTGAGCGTCGCCAGCACCGGGGACAGCGCGCCGCAGACGGTAGCGCGCCAGTGCCCGCGCTGGGACGGAAAACCGCTCACCGTCGCACTGGGGCGAACCTTCCCGGAAGGCAGCCTGGTGCGGGATTTTTACAGCGGGCGCACCGCCCGGGTGCAGGATGGCAACATCACGCTGCAGCCAGCCGCCAACAGCAACGGCCTGCTGCTGCTTGAGCAGGCCGATGTCTCCGGTCCCGCCCCTTTTAGCTGGCATAACGCCACGGTGTACTTCGTACTGACCGACCGCTACGTCAACGGCAACCCGGACAACGACACCGCTTATGGCCGCCACAAAGACGGCATGCAGGAGATTGGCACCTTCCACGGCGGCGACCTGCAGGGGCTGGCCAGCCGGCTCGACTACCTGCAGCAGCTGGGCGTCAACGCACTGTGGATAAGCTCGCCGCTGGAACAAATTCACGGTTGGGTTGGCGGCGGCAGCAACGGCGATTTTCCCCACTATGCCTATCACGGCTATTACCCGATGGACTGGACGCGCCTTGACGCCAATATGGGAACCGAGGCCGATCTGCGCCACCTGGTCGACGAAGCGCACAGACGCGGCATCCGCATCCTGTTCGACGTCGTCATGAACCACACCGGCTACGCCACCCTTGCCGATATGCAGCAGTACCGGTTCGGCGCGCTGTATCTGCAGGGCGACGAGCTGAAAAAGACGCTGGGCGAGCGCTGGGGAGACTGGCGGCCCGGCCCGGGGCAAACCTGGCACAGCTTTAATGATTACATCAACTTCAGTGATAAAGCCGCCTGGGATACATGGTGGGGTAAAGCCTGGATCCGCACCGATATCGGCGATTACGACAGCCCAGGCTTTGACGATCTCACGATGTCGCTGGCGTTTTTACCGGATCTGAAAACTGAATCCACTATCCCTTCCGGCCTGCCGGCGTTTTATCAGCACAAACCGGACACCCGCGCCACCGCCATCGCGGGCTATACGCCACGCGATTATCTGACCCACTGGCTCAGCCATTGGGTTCGGGAATACGGTATCGACGGTTTTCGCATTGATACCGCCAAACACGTCGAACAGGCGGCCTGGCAACAGCTAAAAACCCAGGCCAGCGCCGCGCTGACAGAGTGGAAAAAAGAAAACCCCGGAAAATCCCCGGACGACGGCGCCTTCTGGATGACCGGCGAAGCCTGGGGGCACGGGGTGATGCAAAGCGAGTACTATCGCCACGGCTTCGACGCGATGATCAATTTTGATTACCAGGAGCAGGCGGCAAAAGCCGTCGCGTGCTTTGCGGATATCGACGCCACCTGGCAGCAGATGGCGGAAAAGCTGCAGTCGTTCAACGTCCTGAGCTATCTCTCCTCGCACGACACGCGTCTGTTCCGTGAAGGCGGCAGCGAGGCGGCGGAGCTGCTGCTACTGGCGCCGGGCGCGGTACAGATCTTCTACGGCGATGAGTCCGCCCGTCCGTTTGGTCCCACCGGCTCCGACCCGCTGCAGGGCACGCGCTCGGACATGAACTGGCATGACGTTACCGGCAGCGCGGCCGCACGCGTCGCGCACTGGCAGACGCTGGGGCAGTTTCGCGCCCGCCACCCGGCCATTGGCGCGGGCAGGCAAACCACGCTTTCGCTGCCTCAGGGCTACGGCTTCGTACGCGAGACCGCCGACGATAAGGTGATGGTGGTATGGGCAGGAAAACCGCAGCCCTGA
- a CDS encoding protein bax codes for MISTPIRRYGATILMLLTCVFSGEVLAKTHTTTSSHKAPVTKTSSIKVSSKQEYSRNSVKSSPLPDLRQYPSGTPRKKAFLRTVMPYITSQNAAITADRNWLVSKQYDARWSPTERARMKDITQRYKISWSGNTRKIPWNSLLERVDIIPGSMVATMAAAESGWGTSKLARTNNNLFGMKCGKSSCQNGPGKVKGYSHFSSVKESVEAYVVNLNTHPAYASFRKSRAQLRKTDQEVTASTMIHKLKGYSTRGSSYNNYLFSMYQDNQRLIAAHM; via the coding sequence ATGATATCGACTCCCATTCGACGATATGGGGCTACGATACTCATGTTACTTACCTGCGTATTTTCAGGTGAGGTGCTGGCAAAGACGCACACGACAACATCGAGTCATAAAGCCCCGGTAACAAAGACAAGTAGTATCAAGGTGAGCAGTAAACAAGAGTATTCTCGCAATAGTGTAAAGAGCAGTCCACTTCCTGATTTGCGACAATACCCTTCCGGAACACCAAGGAAAAAAGCGTTTCTCCGGACAGTGATGCCTTATATTACCAGCCAGAATGCGGCGATTACCGCCGATCGTAACTGGCTTGTGTCAAAACAGTACGATGCCCGCTGGTCGCCGACCGAGCGCGCGCGTATGAAGGATATCACCCAGCGCTATAAGATCAGCTGGTCCGGAAACACGCGTAAAATTCCGTGGAACTCGCTGCTTGAGCGCGTGGATATCATCCCTGGCAGCATGGTGGCGACCATGGCCGCAGCAGAAAGCGGCTGGGGCACCTCCAAACTGGCGCGTACCAACAACAACCTTTTTGGTATGAAATGCGGTAAAAGCAGCTGCCAGAACGGTCCGGGCAAGGTCAAAGGATATTCGCACTTCTCTTCTGTAAAGGAGTCGGTCGAAGCCTACGTGGTGAACCTGAATACCCATCCGGCCTACGCGTCCTTCCGCAAGTCCCGCGCGCAGCTGCGTAAGACGGATCAGGAAGTGACCGCCAGCACGATGATTCACAAGCTGAAAGGCTATTCAACGCGCGGGTCGAGCTACAACAACTACCTGTTCAGTATGTATCAGGATAACCAGCGTCTGATTGCGGCGCATATGTAA
- a CDS encoding IS4 family transposase, whose translation MHIGQALDLVSRYDSLRNPLTSLGDYLDPELISRCLAESGTVTLRKRRLPLEMMVWCIVGMALERKEPLHQIVNRLDIMLPGDRPFVAPSAVIQARQRLGSEAVRRVFTQTAQLWHGATAHPHWCGLTLLAVDGVVWRTQDTPENDTAFPRQTHGGKPGLYPQVKMVCQMELTSHLLTAAAFGTMKESENALAEQLISQTGDNTLTLMDKGYYSLGLLNAWSLAGEHRHWMIPLKKGAQYEEERKLGKGDHLVTLKTSPQARKKWPELGEEITARLLTFTRKGKVCHLLTSMTDAMRFPGGEMADLYGHRWEIELGYREIKQTMQLSRLTLRSKKPELVEQELWGVLLAYNLVRYQMIKMAGSLKGYWPNQLSFSESCGMVMRMLMTLQGASPGRIPELMRDLESMGQLVKLPIRRERAFPRTVKERPQKYSKTWRKTASQSLN comes from the coding sequence ATGCACATTGGACAGGCTCTTGATCTTGTTTCCCGTTACGATTCTTTGCGTAACCCACTGACTTCTTTAGGGGATTATCTCGACCCTGAACTTATCTCACGTTGCCTTGCTGAGTCCGGCACAGTCACCCTGCGCAAGCGCCGCCTGCCGCTGGAAATGATGGTCTGGTGTATTGTCGGTATGGCGCTTGAGCGTAAGGAGCCTCTTCACCAGATTGTTAATCGCCTGGATATCATGCTGCCGGGCGACCGTCCTTTCGTCGCCCCCAGTGCCGTTATTCAGGCCCGCCAGCGTCTGGGGAGTGAGGCCGTTCGCCGTGTATTCACCCAAACCGCACAACTCTGGCATGGAGCCACGGCACATCCACACTGGTGCGGCCTGACGCTGCTGGCCGTGGATGGCGTGGTCTGGCGAACACAGGATACGCCGGAAAATGATACAGCCTTCCCGCGTCAGACACACGGCGGAAAACCGGGACTCTATCCGCAGGTAAAAATGGTCTGCCAGATGGAGCTGACCAGCCATCTGCTCACGGCTGCAGCCTTTGGCACAATGAAAGAGAGCGAAAATGCACTCGCAGAGCAGCTGATATCTCAGACAGGTGATAACACACTGACTTTGATGGATAAAGGTTATTACTCGCTGGGTCTGCTGAACGCCTGGAGCCTGGCGGGAGAACACCGGCACTGGATGATCCCGCTGAAAAAGGGAGCACAGTATGAAGAGGAGAGAAAGCTGGGTAAAGGCGATCACCTGGTCACGCTGAAAACCAGCCCGCAGGCACGGAAAAAATGGCCGGAGCTGGGTGAAGAAATAACAGCGCGACTGCTGACGTTCACTCGTAAAGGAAAAGTCTGCCATCTGCTGACGTCAATGACGGATGCAATGCGCTTCCCGGGCGGTGAGATGGCAGACCTGTACGGCCATCGGTGGGAAATCGAACTGGGTTACAGGGAGATAAAACAGACGATGCAACTGAGCAGACTGACGCTGAGAAGTAAAAAGCCAGAGCTTGTAGAACAGGAGCTCTGGGGAGTGTTACTGGCCTATAATCTTGTGAGATATCAGATGATTAAAATGGCGGGAAGCCTGAAGGGATACTGGCCGAATCAGCTAAGCTTCTCAGAATCATGTGGAATGGTGATGCGAATGCTGATGACTCTGCAGGGCGCTTCGCCAGGTCGTATCCCGGAGCTGATGCGTGATCTTGAAAGCATGGGACAGTTGGTGAAATTACCGATAAGAAGGGAAAGAGCCTTCCCGCGAACAGTAAAAGAAAGGCCCCAGAAATACAGTAAAACCTGGAGAAAAACAGCCAGTCAGTCGCTTAACTGA
- the xylR gene encoding D-xylose utilization transcriptional activator XylR (D-xylose enhances binding of XylR to the xyl promoter and activates transcription.): MFEKRHRITLLFNANKAYDRQVVEGVGEYLQASQSEWDIFIEEDFRARIENIKEWLGDGVIADYDDPEIEALLADVKVPIIGVGGSYHRPEQYPAVHYIATDNAALVESAFLHLKEKGVHRFAFYGLPVSSGKRWAVEREHAFCQLVAREKYRGVVYQGLETAPENWQHAQNRLADWLQTLPPQTGIIAVTDARARHILQACEHLHIPVPEKLCVIGIDNEELTRYLSRVALSSVAQGTRQMGYQAAKLLHRLLDDEPLPLQRLLVPPVRVVERRSTDYRSLDDPAVIQAMHYIRNNACKGIKVEQVLDAVGISRSNLEKRFKEEVGETIHAVIHSEKLEKARSLLVSTSLAINEISQMCGYPSLQYFYSVFKKEYDTTPREYRERFGEALL, from the coding sequence ATGTTTGAGAAGCGTCACCGCATCACGCTGCTGTTTAACGCCAACAAAGCCTATGACCGTCAGGTGGTGGAAGGCGTGGGGGAGTACCTGCAGGCGTCGCAGTCGGAATGGGATATCTTCATTGAAGAGGATTTTCGCGCCCGAATCGAGAACATTAAAGAGTGGCTCGGGGATGGCGTCATTGCTGACTATGACGACCCCGAAATTGAAGCGCTGCTGGCTGACGTGAAGGTGCCTATCATCGGCGTCGGCGGTTCCTACCATCGCCCGGAGCAGTATCCCGCGGTCCACTATATCGCCACCGACAACGCCGCGCTGGTCGAAAGCGCGTTCCTGCATCTCAAGGAGAAAGGCGTGCACCGTTTTGCGTTCTACGGGCTGCCGGTCTCCAGCGGCAAGCGCTGGGCCGTGGAGCGCGAGCACGCGTTTTGCCAGCTGGTCGCCAGGGAGAAATACCGCGGCGTCGTCTATCAGGGGCTGGAAACCGCGCCGGAAAACTGGCAGCACGCGCAAAACCGCCTTGCCGACTGGCTGCAAACGCTGCCGCCGCAGACCGGCATTATCGCCGTCACCGACGCCCGCGCCCGCCATATCCTGCAGGCCTGCGAGCATCTGCATATTCCGGTGCCGGAAAAGCTGTGCGTCATCGGGATCGATAACGAAGAGCTGACGCGCTACCTGTCCCGCGTGGCGCTCTCCTCCGTCGCGCAGGGCACGCGGCAGATGGGCTATCAGGCGGCGAAACTGCTGCACCGCCTGCTGGATGATGAGCCGCTGCCGCTCCAGCGCCTGCTGGTGCCGCCGGTGCGCGTGGTGGAGCGCCGTTCGACCGACTACCGCTCGCTGGACGACCCGGCGGTGATTCAGGCCATGCACTACATCCGCAACAACGCCTGTAAGGGCATCAAAGTGGAGCAGGTGCTGGACGCCGTCGGCATCTCGCGTTCGAATCTGGAAAAGCGCTTTAAGGAAGAGGTGGGAGAAACCATCCACGCGGTGATCCACAGCGAAAAGCTGGAGAAAGCGCGCAGCCTGCTGGTTTCCACGTCGCTGGCGATTAACGAAATCTCGCAGATGTGCGGCTACCCGTCGCTGCAGTATTTCTATTCGGTGTTCAAAAAAGAGTACGACACCACGCCCAGGGAGTACCGGGAACGCTTCGGGGAAGCCCTGCTCTAA